One Entelurus aequoreus isolate RoL-2023_Sb linkage group LG09, RoL_Eaeq_v1.1, whole genome shotgun sequence genomic window carries:
- the ifngr1l gene encoding interferon gamma receptor 1-like isoform X2 has product MTRTSLMALLGVFFVLPPSTTHVAPPSNVTLHCGNLRNKVVWNYDSLPPGLQFRVDVGQVSDSNGRIAPLWVDPPHLQADVSFLSDPDNDYSLTVTAVLGENQSEPAPADGIDFSYYRNSPASQICSLDLPPVTVLEQQDHSVLLSFQHPWLLYHQKLSSQSGSRKKKRHEQPDDLLPVFKYDVTINQKQFAELSCSERVCEKMLPVDPQQEKHCVTIRGVLNKMKVDGTQDYCALPMKGNKVVVVSVLVSLLVLAGVAMVFIMCCRQHTKASFDPPSSLEVSHNPNTNTCTLTPVQEAAHVPEVTCSVSSLHDQELLSNPSGEPDADVQEEEQEEEEEEEEEEEGYMGGDNLEEDLLDSFNPYEKRCAV; this is encoded by the exons TGGCGCCCCCTAGCAACGTGACGCTGCACTGCGGCAACCTGAGGAACAAAGTGGTGTGGAACTACGACTCCCTGCCTCCAGGACTCCAATTCAGGGTGGATGTCGGCCAGGTGTCGGACTCGAATGG ACGCATTGCCCCACTGTGGGTGGACCCGCCCCACCTCCAAGCTGACGTGTCTTTTCTCTCGGACCCGGACAACGATTACTCCCTAACCGTGACCGCCGTCCTCGGAGAGAACCAGTCCGAGCCCGCTCCAGCCGATGGCATTGACTTCAGCTACTACAGGAATTCTCCAGCCAGCCAGATCT GTTCTTTGGACCTGCCGCCTGTGACCGTGTTGGAACAGCAGGATCACTCTGTCCTGCTCAGCTTCCAGCATCCGTGGCTCTTATACCACCAGAAACTTTCTTCCCAGTCCGGAAGCAGAAAGAAGAAGAGGCACGAGCAGCCCGACGACCTTCTGCCTGTCTTCAAATACGATGTCACCATCAACCAG AAGCAGTTTGCCGAGCTGAGCTGCTCTGAGCGAGTGTGTGAGAAGATGCTCCCGGTGGACCCCCAGCAGGAAAAGCATTGTGTGACCATCAGGGGCGTGCTGAACAAAATGAAGGTTGACGGAACGCAGGACTACTGCGCACTGCCAATGAAGGGAAACA AAGTGGTGGTTGTCTCTGTGCTGGTGTCCCTGCTGGTCCTGGCTGGTGTCGCCATGGTCTTCATCATGTGCTGCAGACAACACACCAAAGCCTCCTTTGATCCTCCATCCTCACTG GAGGTCAGCCACAATCCCAACACCAACACCTGCACCCTGACACCTGTCCAGGAGGCGGCCCACGTTCCTGAAGTCACCTGCAGCGTGTCCTCTCTGCACGACCAAGAACTGCTCAGCAACCCCAGCGGCGAGCCTGACGCCGATGTGcaggaggaggagcaggaggaggaggaggaggaggaggaggaggaggagggttaCATGGGCGGGGACAACTTGGAGGAAGACCTGCTGGACTCATTCAACCCTTATGAGAAACGTTGTGCTGTCTAG
- the ifngr1l gene encoding interferon gamma receptor 1-like isoform X1: MTRTSLMALLGVFFVLPPSTTHVAPPSNVTLHCGNLRNKVVWNYDSLPPGLQFRVDVGQVSDSNGDQRRDEGLHPWVWRQASARRLLSGRIAPLWVDPPHLQADVSFLSDPDNDYSLTVTAVLGENQSEPAPADGIDFSYYRNSPASQICSLDLPPVTVLEQQDHSVLLSFQHPWLLYHQKLSSQSGSRKKKRHEQPDDLLPVFKYDVTINQKQFAELSCSERVCEKMLPVDPQQEKHCVTIRGVLNKMKVDGTQDYCALPMKGNKVVVVSVLVSLLVLAGVAMVFIMCCRQHTKASFDPPSSLEVSHNPNTNTCTLTPVQEAAHVPEVTCSVSSLHDQELLSNPSGEPDADVQEEEQEEEEEEEEEEEGYMGGDNLEEDLLDSFNPYEKRCAV; the protein is encoded by the exons TGGCGCCCCCTAGCAACGTGACGCTGCACTGCGGCAACCTGAGGAACAAAGTGGTGTGGAACTACGACTCCCTGCCTCCAGGACTCCAATTCAGGGTGGATGTCGGCCAGGTGTCGGACTCGAATGG cgatcaacggcgcgacgaaggacttcacccgtgggtttggcggcaagcatcggctaggcgtctgctatcagg ACGCATTGCCCCACTGTGGGTGGACCCGCCCCACCTCCAAGCTGACGTGTCTTTTCTCTCGGACCCGGACAACGATTACTCCCTAACCGTGACCGCCGTCCTCGGAGAGAACCAGTCCGAGCCCGCTCCAGCCGATGGCATTGACTTCAGCTACTACAGGAATTCTCCAGCCAGCCAGATCT GTTCTTTGGACCTGCCGCCTGTGACCGTGTTGGAACAGCAGGATCACTCTGTCCTGCTCAGCTTCCAGCATCCGTGGCTCTTATACCACCAGAAACTTTCTTCCCAGTCCGGAAGCAGAAAGAAGAAGAGGCACGAGCAGCCCGACGACCTTCTGCCTGTCTTCAAATACGATGTCACCATCAACCAG AAGCAGTTTGCCGAGCTGAGCTGCTCTGAGCGAGTGTGTGAGAAGATGCTCCCGGTGGACCCCCAGCAGGAAAAGCATTGTGTGACCATCAGGGGCGTGCTGAACAAAATGAAGGTTGACGGAACGCAGGACTACTGCGCACTGCCAATGAAGGGAAACA AAGTGGTGGTTGTCTCTGTGCTGGTGTCCCTGCTGGTCCTGGCTGGTGTCGCCATGGTCTTCATCATGTGCTGCAGACAACACACCAAAGCCTCCTTTGATCCTCCATCCTCACTG GAGGTCAGCCACAATCCCAACACCAACACCTGCACCCTGACACCTGTCCAGGAGGCGGCCCACGTTCCTGAAGTCACCTGCAGCGTGTCCTCTCTGCACGACCAAGAACTGCTCAGCAACCCCAGCGGCGAGCCTGACGCCGATGTGcaggaggaggagcaggaggaggaggaggaggaggaggaggaggaggagggttaCATGGGCGGGGACAACTTGGAGGAAGACCTGCTGGACTCATTCAACCCTTATGAGAAACGTTGTGCTGTCTAG